A window of Pseudomonas putida genomic DNA:
CCCTTGGCGTCGCTCTCCAGTGGTACGGGGTAACCGCCCAGGCGGATGTCCTTGCCGTTCATGGCCGCCACGGTCTTGGTCGAGTACATCACCGCCGGCAAACCCTTGCCCTGCTTCAGGCCGCCCTTGTCGGTAAAGGTGCCCATGGCTTCCGGCGAGTTGTGGTCGATTTCAGGCATTTGCTCGAGCGCCTGCTGGTCCGACTTGGGCATCAGCTCCAGCCAGTCGGTTTCAGGCAGTTCGGCATGAGCCAGGGTGCTGGCCAACAGCAGTGAGGCGAGGAATAAGGCACGCATGAAAATGCTCGGCAACTCGAATGAATTGCCGGGCATTCTAACCAGTATTCAGCGTTTCTTGATGAATCCGTAGATCACCAGGAGGACCACCGCCCCCACCAGCGCACACCAAAGAAGCCCGCCGCCTCCCCGGCCTGATAGATACCCAGCGCCTGGCCGCCGTAGGTGGCCAGCAGGGAACCGGCAATACCTAGCAGGATGGTCATGATCCAGCCCATGCTGTCGTCGCCCGGCTTGATGAAGCGGGCCAGCAGGCCGACAATAAGGCCGATGAAGATGGTTCCAATGATACCCATGGCAATCCCTCTGCAGTAATGATGGAACAAGCCAAAGCCTAGACAGCGCTTTGGCTCGTTGCCATTTCAGAGGGCAAGCCGCTGGTAGAAGTTCGATCAGTTGCCGATCAGGGCTTCTACTTCGGCAATCTTGCGCTCGAGGGTGGCCATGTCGTGGCAACGCAGGGTAGCGTGGCCAACCTTGCGACCGGCCTTGAAGGCCTTGCCGTAGTGGTGCAGGTGGCAGTCACCGATGGCGACCACTTTGTCCACCGCCGGCACTTCACCGATGAAGTTGAGCATTGCGCTCTCACCGACCTTGGCGGTCGAGCCCAGCGGCAAGCCGGCGACGGCGCGCAGGTGGTTCTCGAACTGGCTGCACTCGGCGCCTTCGATGGTCCAGTGCCCGGAGTTGTGCACGCGCGGCGCGATCTCGTTGGCCTTCAGGCCGCCGTCGACTTCGAAGAACTCGAAGGCTATCACGCCCACATAGTCCAGTTGCTTGAGCACCCGGCCCACGTAGTCTTCGGCCAGGGCCTGCAGCGGGTGCGCCTGGCTGGCGACCGACAGGCGCAGGATGCCGCTTTCGTGGGTGTTGTGCACCAGCGGGTAGAAGCGGGTTTCGCCATCACGGGCACGCACGGCCACCAGCGACACTTCGCCGGTGAACGGCACGAAGCCTTCCAGCAGGCACGGCACGCTGCCCAGCTCGGCAAAGGTACCGACCACGTCCTCTGGGGTGCGCAGCACCTTCTGGCCCTTGCCGTCGTAACCCAGGGTGCGGGTTTTCAGCACGGCCGGCAGGCCGATGCTGGCCACCGCGGCCTCCAGGTCGGCCTGCGAAAGAATGTCGGCGAAGGCCGGGGTTGGGATACCCAGGTCGCGGAACATGCTCTTCTCGAACAGGCGGTCACGGGCGATGCGCAGCGCTTCGGCGCTGGGGTATACCGGTACGAACTGCGAGAGGAAGGCCACGGTCTCGGCCGGGACGCTTTCAAACTCGAAGGTAACCAGGTCGACTTGATCAGCCAGCTGGCGCAGGTGGTCCTGGTCGCCGTAGTCGGCACGCAGGTGCTCGCCAAGCGGCGCGGCGCAGGCGTCCGGCGCCGGGTCGAGGAAAGCGAAGTTCATGCCCAGCGGGGTACCCGCCAGGGCCAGCATGCGGCCCAGCTGGCCGCCACCGATTACACCGATCTTCATGGGTTTAGCCTCAAGCCTGGCGCGGGTCTGGGTTGTCCAGCACGGTGTCGGTCTGCTCCGTGCGGAACTGCTTGAGCGCCGCGTGGTACTGCGGGTACTTGGCGCCGAGAATGCTGGCCGACAGCAGCGCGGCGTTGACCGCACCGGCACGACCGATGGCCAGGGTGGCAACCGGCACGCCGGCTGGCATCTGCACGATCGACAGCAGCGAATCGACACCCGACAGCATCGACGATTGCACGGGCACGCCCAGCACCGGGAGGTGGGTCTTGGCGGCGCACATGCCTGGCAGGTGGGCTGCGCCACCGGCACCGGCGATGATCACCTCGATGCCACGGCCCTCAGCCTCCTCGGCATACTGGAACAGCAGATCCGGGGTACGGTGGGCGGAAACCACCTTCACCTCGTAGGGAATGCCGAGTTTTTCCAGCATATCGGCGGTGTGGCTAAGGGTGGACCAATCGGACTTGGAGCCCATGATCACGCCAACCAGTGCACTCATCGTCGAGCCTCTTCGCTTGTGCGCCCTTGGGCGCGTCAAAAAACAACAAGCCACGCGGGACGACCGGCGTGGCTTGTTTGCTGATCAGGACCGGACGCATCCGGTCGAAAGGCCGCGCAGTATACCGTAAGGTGGTGCGTTTAAGGCACCCCGGCGACCAACTGTCGCCCCTTATTTTTCGGGGCTTTGGCTGACTTTTGGGTCAACCATTGCCGCCCCCTCGAGCTTGCGCCACAGCAGCCTTACATTGGCCTTGCGCACCAGTGCGCAGCGGTACAGGCGGATTTCCAGCGGCACGTGCCACTGGCTGCCGCCGCAGATCGCCAGCTCGCCTCGTTCCAGTTCGCCACGCATCGACAGGCGCGGTACCCAGGCGATGCCCATGCCTTCCAGCGCCATGCTTTTCAGGCTGTCGGCCATGGCGGTTTCATAGACGGTGGTATAGCGCAGGTTGCGCTGGCGCAGCAGCAGGTTGACCGAGCGGCCGAGGAAGGCGCCGGCGGTATAGGCCAGCAGCGGCACGCTACCCTCGCCTTCCAGGTCGAACAACGGCTTGCCGTCGGCATCCACGGCGCACACCGGCAACATTTCGGTGGTACCCATGTGCAGCGACGGGAAGATTTCGGCATCCATCTGCAGGGCGGCATCCGGGTCATAGAAGGCCAGCATCAGGTCGCAGCCACCTTCACGCAATGCATGCACGGCATCTCCGACGTTGGTCGCAACCAGGCGGGTGGCGATGTTCAACCCGTCGTTGCGCAGCTGAGCCACCCAACGCGGGAAAAAGCCCGACGCCAGGGAATGCGCCGCCGCCACCTGAACCACCTCACCCTGGCCGCCTTCCAGATGATGCAAATGGCGAAGAATTTCGCTCAACTGGTCGACAACTGTGCGTGCCGTGACAAGAAAAAGCTGGCCGGCCTCGGTCAGTTCGATCGGCGTGCGGGAACGGTTCACCAACTGTAGGCCCAACGCGGCCTCCAGGCTGCGAATGCGCCGGCTGAAGGCCGGCTGGGTGACGAAACGCCGCTCTGCCGCCTGGGAAAAACTGCGGGTGGCGGCCAGCGCACTGAAGTCTTCCAGCCATTTGCTTTCAAGGTTCACGAAGCACATCTCCTGGCGTGCACCAAAATGGAACACGCTCGAATGTCAATTGGCGTCACATGAAACACTATGCCGTTTGTGCATAGGTTAGCGTGCAACAGCATTGGCCGCAAAATCACCTTCAGGCCTAGGATTGGCGCCATTCCGGCATGTGCCGGGTCAAAATCGAGATGATATACATCATGTCCTCCGCTGCATCGTTCCGCGTCGAAAAAGATTTGTTGGGCACCCTTGAAGTTCCTGCAGATGCCTACTACGGCATCCAGACCCTGCGCGCTGCCAACAACTTCCACCTCTCCGGTGTTCCGCTGTCGCACTACCCGAAGCTGGTCGTGGCCCTGGCCATGGTCAAGCAGGCTGCCGCCGACGCCAACCGTGAGCTGGGTCACCTGAGCGATGCCAAGCATGCTGCTATCACTGCAGCCTGCGCCCGCCTGATCAAAGGCGATTACCACGACCAGTTCGTGGTGGACATGATCCAGGGCGGTGCTGGTACTTCTACCAACATGAACGCCAACGAAGTCATCGCCAACGTCGCACTGGAGGCCATGGGCCACCAGAAGGGTGAGTATCAGTACCTGCACCCGAACAACGACGTGAACATGGCGCAGTCGACCAACGACGCCTACCCGACCGCCATCCGTCTGGGCCTGCTGCTGGGCCACGACGCCCTGCTGGCCAGCCTCGACAGCCTGATCCAGGCCTTCGCTGCCAAAGGTAAAGAGTTCGATCACGTACTGAAGATGGGCCGTACCCAGCTGCAGGACGCCGTACCGATGACCCTGGGCCAGGAATTCCGCGCCTTCGCCACCACCATGACCGAAGACCTGCAGCGCCTGCGCTCGCTGGCCCCGGAACTGCTGACCGAAATCAACCTGGGCGGTACCGCCATCGGCACCGGCATCAACGCCGACCCTGGCTACCAGGCCCTGGCCGTACAGCGCCTGGCTGCCATCAGTGGCCAGCCGCTGGTACCGGCTGCCGACCTGATCGAAGCCACCTCCGACATGGGCGCTTTCGTGCTGTTCTCCGGCATGCTCAAGCGTACCGCAGTCAAGCTGTCGAAGATCTGCAACGACCTGCGCCTGCTGTCCAGCGGCCCGCGCACTGGCATCAACGAGATCAACCTGCCAGCGCGTCAGCCAGGCAGCTCGATCATGCCAGGCAAGGTCAACCCGGTTATCCCGGAAGCCGTCAACCAGGTGGCCTTCGCCATCATGGGCAACGATCTGGCCCTGACCGTCGCTGCCGAAGGTGGCCAGCTGCAGCTGAACGTGATGGAGCCACTGATCGCCTACAAGATCTTCGACTCGATCCGCCTGCTGCAACGCGCCATGGACATGCTGCGCGAGCACTGCATCGTCGGCATCACCGCCAACGAACAGCGCTGCCGTGAACTGGTCGAGCACTCGATCGGCCTGGTCACCGCCCTGAACCCGTACATCGGCTACGAAAACGCCACCCGTATCGCCCGCGTTGCCCTGGAAACCGGCCGCGGCGTACTGGAACTGGTGCGCGAAGAGAAGCTGCTGGACGACGCGATGCTCGACGACATCCTGCGTCCGGAAAACATGATCGCTCCGCGTCTGGTTCCGCTGAAGGCGTAACCAGGCCGCTGTAAACAGTCTCACCAGGTCGAGGGACTAGACACCTCTCAACCTTTCCAAGGCCCGAGCCCAT
This region includes:
- a CDS encoding DUF3299 domain-containing protein; translation: MPGNSFELPSIFMRALFLASLLLASTLAHAELPETDWLELMPKSDQQALEQMPEIDHNSPEAMGTFTDKGGLKQGKGLPAVMYSTKTVAAMNGKDIRLGGYPVPLESDAKGNSTLFFLVPYPGACIHVPPPPPNQLVLVRYPKGLKIDDIYTPLWVSGTLKVEKVSNDLADAAYALDAGKVRVVEDADL
- a CDS encoding 5-(carboxyamino)imidazole ribonucleotide synthase; its protein translation is MKIGVIGGGQLGRMLALAGTPLGMNFAFLDPAPDACAAPLGEHLRADYGDQDHLRQLADQVDLVTFEFESVPAETVAFLSQFVPVYPSAEALRIARDRLFEKSMFRDLGIPTPAFADILSQADLEAAVASIGLPAVLKTRTLGYDGKGQKVLRTPEDVVGTFAELGSVPCLLEGFVPFTGEVSLVAVRARDGETRFYPLVHNTHESGILRLSVASQAHPLQALAEDYVGRVLKQLDYVGVIAFEFFEVDGGLKANEIAPRVHNSGHWTIEGAECSQFENHLRAVAGLPLGSTAKVGESAMLNFIGEVPAVDKVVAIGDCHLHHYGKAFKAGRKVGHATLRCHDMATLERKIAEVEALIGN
- the purE gene encoding 5-(carboxyamino)imidazole ribonucleotide mutase, which gives rise to MSALVGVIMGSKSDWSTLSHTADMLEKLGIPYEVKVVSAHRTPDLLFQYAEEAEGRGIEVIIAGAGGAAHLPGMCAAKTHLPVLGVPVQSSMLSGVDSLLSIVQMPAGVPVATLAIGRAGAVNAALLSASILGAKYPQYHAALKQFRTEQTDTVLDNPDPRQA
- a CDS encoding LysR substrate-binding domain-containing protein, yielding MNLESKWLEDFSALAATRSFSQAAERRFVTQPAFSRRIRSLEAALGLQLVNRSRTPIELTEAGQLFLVTARTVVDQLSEILRHLHHLEGGQGEVVQVAAAHSLASGFFPRWVAQLRNDGLNIATRLVATNVGDAVHALREGGCDLMLAFYDPDAALQMDAEIFPSLHMGTTEMLPVCAVDADGKPLFDLEGEGSVPLLAYTAGAFLGRSVNLLLRQRNLRYTTVYETAMADSLKSMALEGMGIAWVPRLSMRGELERGELAICGGSQWHVPLEIRLYRCALVRKANVRLLWRKLEGAAMVDPKVSQSPEK
- the aspA gene encoding aspartate ammonia-lyase; translated protein: MSSAASFRVEKDLLGTLEVPADAYYGIQTLRAANNFHLSGVPLSHYPKLVVALAMVKQAAADANRELGHLSDAKHAAITAACARLIKGDYHDQFVVDMIQGGAGTSTNMNANEVIANVALEAMGHQKGEYQYLHPNNDVNMAQSTNDAYPTAIRLGLLLGHDALLASLDSLIQAFAAKGKEFDHVLKMGRTQLQDAVPMTLGQEFRAFATTMTEDLQRLRSLAPELLTEINLGGTAIGTGINADPGYQALAVQRLAAISGQPLVPAADLIEATSDMGAFVLFSGMLKRTAVKLSKICNDLRLLSSGPRTGINEINLPARQPGSSIMPGKVNPVIPEAVNQVAFAIMGNDLALTVAAEGGQLQLNVMEPLIAYKIFDSIRLLQRAMDMLREHCIVGITANEQRCRELVEHSIGLVTALNPYIGYENATRIARVALETGRGVLELVREEKLLDDAMLDDILRPENMIAPRLVPLKA